The Drosophila biarmipes strain raj3 chromosome 2L, RU_DBia_V1.1, whole genome shotgun sequence genome has a window encoding:
- the LOC108036777 gene encoding uncharacterized protein LOC108036777, which yields MAAVGNLHNTRMLRFLLVLIVVILTIFIYATYSTAGGITANHLHSAPSPAQQLIGGHPGRQSMDQVLIVNNTEKEYSPPASGESTLKVPSRQSQQQQQQQPAEMHKKHSQHRLPTIDADALLDGGSAGASPQVGGAEQTPNAMADELLEEQQYGQSVDGITGNINSSSNNNSSADTLLVKQSIPAQLPQQQQSQALPLSDAELLIPTSNLQKFIENADKILRNITTNSSTGNGAAATGADQNADKRNQPDTAQLNSVDGKLEVSELDSEKQEGESKVIQEIKDAKKEAAVPPSKSDKPPVSIAKTTKGKSVAKAPIAPVDPSKGVATEKLYEPGHLDEEIDSQRICPRDGEFIKLLVLISSAMSHEAARMSIRQTWMHYGSRRDVGMAFVLGRGNNETLNKALTQENFIYGDLIRGNFIDSYNNLTLKTISTLEWADLHCPKAKYILKTDDDMFINVPKLLTFLDKHKDKRTIYGRLAKKWKPIRNKKSKYYVSVDQFAAGVFPSFTTGPAYVLTGDIVHELYVRSLKTVYLKLEDVFTTGIVAKSLNIKRVQANEFVNRRISFNPCNIRNAISVHMIKSNEQFDLWKKLLDQTTKCK from the exons ATGGCGGCCGTGGGAAATCTACACAACACGCGCATGCTGCGCTTTCTTTTGGTCCTAATCGTGGTGATCCTCACAATTTTCATCTACGCCACGTACTCGACTGCGGGAGGCATAACAGCAAACCATTTGCATTCGGCGCCGTCGCCGGCTCAGCAGCTTATTGGCGGTCATCCCGGTCGCCAGTCCATGGACCAAGTTCTGATAGTGAACAATACGGAGAAGGAGTACAGTCCGCCTGCTAGCGGAGAAAGTACGCTCAAGGTACCCAGCAGACAgtcgcaacagcaacaacagcagcaaccgGCGGAGATGCACAAGAAGCATTCGCAACACCGGCTGCCCACCATCGATGCGGATGCGCTGCTCGATGGCGGCTCTGCCGGAGCCAGTCCCCAGGTGGGTGGCGCTGAGCAAACGCCCAACGCCATGGCGGATGAGCTACTGGAAGAGCAACAATATGGCCAGAGCGTTGATGGCATAACCG GAAACATCAACAGCAGTTCCAACAACAATAGCTCTGCAGACACGTTGCTTGTTAAACAATCGATTCCCGCCCAATtaccacaacagcaacagtcGCAGGCGCTGCCGCTCTCCGATGCGGAGCTCCTCATACCCACTTCGAATTTGCAAAAGTTTATCGAGAATGCCGATAAGATATTAAGGAACATCACCACAAACAGTAGCACGGGCAACGGAGCTGCGGCAACCGGAGCTGACCAAAACGCGG ATAAAAGAAATCAGCCAGATACGGCACAACTGAACTCGGTGGACGGCAAGCTGGAAGTGTCGGAGCTTGACTCCGAAAAGCAGGAGGGGGAATCTAAGGTTATTCAGGAAAttaaggatgcaaagaaaGAGGCTGCAGTTCCACCATCTAAATCAGACAAACCACCTGTGTCCattgcaaaaacaacaaagggcaAAAGCGTGGCTAAGGCCCCAATTGCTCCAGTTGATCCATCGAAGGGAGTGGCGACCGAGAAGCTCTACGAGCCAGGTCACTTAGACGAGGAAATCGACTCTCAGCGCATCTGTCCAAGAGATGGAGAGTTTATTAAGCTTCTGGTTCTTATTAGCTCCGCGATGTCCCATGAGGCAGCAAGAATGTCCATTCGGCAGACGTGGATGCACTATGGAAGCAGAAGGGACGTCGGCATGGCATTTGTGTTGGGACGTGGCAATAATGAAACTCTGAACAAGGCTCTTACCCAGGAGAACTTCATTTACGGCGATCTGATTCGGGGAAACTTCATAGACTCGTACAACAACCTCACCCTCAAGACCATCTCGACATTGGAATGGGCAGATCTACACTGCCCGAAGGCAAAGTATATTCTCAAGACGGACGATGACATGTTCATCAATGTGCCCAAGCTGCTGACCTTCCTCGACAAACATAAGGACAAGCGAACCATATACGGTCGCCTAGCCAAAAAGTGGAAACCGATTCGCAACAAAAAGTCAAAGTACTATGTGTCTGTGGATCAATTTGCTGCGGGCGTGTTTCCTTCCTTCACAACTGGACCAGCATACGTTCTAACCGGGGACATTGTGCACGAGCTATATGTACGATCGCTGAAGACTGTGTATCTGAAGCTGGAGGATGTGTTCACCACAGGCATCGTGGCGAAGAGCCTAAACATAAAGCGGGTACAGGCGAACGAGTTTGTCAACCGACGCATCTCATTCAACCCGTGTAACATCCGCAATGCAATCAGTGTGCACATGATCAAGTCGAACGAACAATTCGATCTGTGGAAAAAACTGCTGGACCAGACCACCAAGtgtaaatag
- the LOC108036700 gene encoding beta-lactamase-like protein 2 homolog, protein MALIPAVTRLTSSVIRILGCNPSPMTLQGTNTYLLGSGRRRILIDTGDEDVPQYIEHLEDVLQQERASIDTILLTHWHHDHVGGVKSILGTKLADKDCRVFKFRRTDAQDVCPEIPSQIKLHPLAHNQEFATEGASVRVVHTPGHTTDHVVLAMNEGTLFSGDCILGEGTAVFEDLFEYMKSLEKILHIKPHRIFPGHGNVIEEPIGKIEYYISHRNQREQQILQFFVQRPSERWQAMDVVREVYKETPENLWPAAAYNVNHHLSKLEKEGKLRLCKSENEEFYVYQPTSAL, encoded by the coding sequence ATGGCCCTCATTCCAGCTGTAACCCGACTAACCTCGTCCGTCATCCGGATCCTGGGCTGCAATCCCAGTCCCATGACGCTTCAGGGCACAAACACCTACCTTTTGGGCAGCGGTCGGAGGAGAATTCTGATCGACACTGGCGACGAGGACGTGCCCCAATACATTGAGCACCTGGAAGACGTACTGCAGCAGGAAAGGGCATCCATCGACACCATTTTGCTGACCCACTGGCACCACGACCATGTCGGGGGTGTCAAGAGCATCCTGGGCACCAAATTGGCCGACAAGGATTGCCGGGTATTTAAATTCAGGCGCACGGATGCTCAAGACGTGTGCCCCGAGATCCCGTCGCAAATCAAACTTCATCCGCTGGCGCACAATCAGGAGTTCGCTACTGAGGGAGCGAGTGTGCGGGTTGTGCACACACCGGGCCACACCACCGACCATGTCGTGCTGGCCATGAACGAGGGCACGCTTTTTAGCGGGGACTGCATCCTGGGCGAGGGCACCGCTGTCTTTGAGGACCTGTTTGAGTACATGAAGAGTCTCGAGAAGATATTGCACATCAAGCCGCACCGAATCTTTCCGGGCCACGGCAATGTTATTGAGGAACCAATTGGCAAGATCGAGTACTACATAAGCCATCGCAACCAGCGCGAGCAGCAAATCCTGCAGTTCTTTGTCCAGAGACCCAGTGAGCGCTGGCAGGCGATGGACGTGGTGCGTGAGGTCTACAAGGAGACTCCGGAAAACCTCTGGCCCGCTGCCGCCTACAACGTAAACCACCACCTGAGCAAGTTGGAGAAGGAAGGAAAGCTGCGGCTTTGCAAGTCGGAGAATGAAGAATTTTATGTCTACCAGCCAACCAGTGCGCTCTAG